A single genomic interval of Trichosurus vulpecula isolate mTriVul1 chromosome 6, mTriVul1.pri, whole genome shotgun sequence harbors:
- the LOC118853716 gene encoding olfactory receptor 480-like yields the protein MSGNNCTAVTEFILLGLTDDLTLHGILFVMFLGVYAVTLVGNLTIIILIRKSSQLHTPMYLFLSNLAFVDIGFSSSVTPLMLINFLADKTPIPPGGCVAQFCFAATFGSAECFLLAVMAYDRYVAICNPLLYSTNMSTAVCTLLLITSYLFSCINAWIFTGCLLNRSFCGPNKINHFFCDYSPLLKLSRYQDDLAEILPALSGGSVLVITVLIIIVSYVYILFSVLKIRSTEGRSKAFSTCTSHLTAVTVFYGTLTFIYMMPKSSYSTDENKVVSVFYTVMIPMLNPLIYSLRNNEVKGALRKLLSRNHFLS from the coding sequence ATGTCTGGCAATAACTGCACTGCTGTGACTGAATTCATTCTTTTGGGGTTAACAGATGATCTAACCCTCCATGGCATCCTCTTTGTGATGTTTCTGGGTGTTTATGCTGTCACCTTAGTTGGTAACCTTACCATAATCATACTGATCAGAAAGAGCTCCCAACTTCATACTCCAATGTACCTTTTCCTCAGCAACTTGGCTTTTGTGGATATtggattttcctcatctgtcacaccTCTCATGCTCATCAACTTCCTGGCAGATAAGACTCCAATCCCTCCTGGAGGCTGTGTAGCCCAATTTTGTTTTGCAGCCACATTTGGTTCAGCTGAGTGCTTCCTGCTGGCAGTGATGGCCTATGATCGATATGTGGCCATCTGTAACCCTTTGCTATATTCCACTAATATGTCTACTGCAGTCTGTACTCTGTTACTTATCACATCCTATCTGTTTAGTTGTATAAATGCTTGGATCTTCACTGGTTGCTTATTGAATCGTTCCTTCTGTGGACCCAATAAAATCAATCACTTTTTCTGTGATTATTCACCACTTTTGAAGCTTTCCAGATACCAAGATGATCTTGCTGAAATTCTTCCTGCTCTTTCTGGTGGGTCTGTACTTGTAATCACAGTGTTAATTATAATAGTCTCTTATGTATACATTCTCTTCTCTGTCCTGAAGATAAGGTCCACAGAGGGGAGATCCAAAGCTTTTTCAACTTGCACCTCCCATCTCACAGCAGTGACTGTGTTCTATGGGACCCTTACATTCATTTATATGATGCCTAAATCTAGCTACTCAACAGATGAAAATAAAGTAGTGTCTGTTTTCTACACTGTAATGATTCCCATGTTGAACCCCCTGATCTATAGTTTAAGGAACAATGAAGTAAAAGGGGCCCTGAGGAAACTGCTAAGTAGGAATCACTTTCTTTCATAA